A region of Argentina anserina chromosome 5, drPotAnse1.1, whole genome shotgun sequence DNA encodes the following proteins:
- the LOC126793496 gene encoding protein STICHEL-like, with protein MSVAAMGVSDPSQLHLKKELTQIRKAARLLRDPGTTSSWRSPLASSRSAALPSGRSTSQNTTNNGDNNNNNNNKKVFLYNWKGSSKSSRNGEFEEDEDEDEEEDYGVEDEDEASSLAALSVGDSLSHGGDSRSDTCGGQSRSLMLLRRRYPNLLPPIKDGGKKASKKIETHSHVLSKYQQKELILGRNMRKGGRDNEQSDDTEDYSNSEDLRQMRGASPLLLKLRHKHWPPASANVRRNDGRVEDSSYCYSTPALSTSSYNRYGVRNPSTVGSWDGTATSMNDGDDEVEDHLDIPGSKGCGIPCYWSKKTPKHRGMHGSCCSPSLSDTIRRKGSVLLCGSQNVYPRRRGSSSGSNKRMIASRSAQGVLPLLNNSGDGRGGSSIGTGRSDDELSTNFGELDLEALSRLDGRRWSSSCRSQEGLEIVTFSGVGEEGSTPESVRSFSQKYKPMFFRELIGQNIVVQSLINAIGRCRIAPVYLFQGPRGTGKTSAARIFAASLNCLAPDETKPCGYCRECTKFMSGKNKDLLEVDGTNKKGIDKVRYLLRTLSTAPSSASSRYKVFVIDECHLLPSKTWLAFLKYLEEPPQRVVFIFITTDLDNVPRTIQSRCQKYLFNKIKDSEIVARLRKIAVEENLDVEPDALDLIALNADGSLRDAETMLDQLSLLGKRISTSLVNELVGVVSDDKLLELLELAMSSDTAETVKRARDLMDSGVDPMVLMSQLASLIMDIIAGTNSTNDAKHDSSYGAQNLTEAELERLKHALKILSEAEKQLRVSSERSTWFTATLLQLGSVPSPDLSHSCSRRHSCKTTEDGSSSASTSREAATYKQKLDGHYMLQKSTQHTFAHRAPNDNSNHQGDLLSRKNGFGVNTKPSHDQFVDSGASTPSCGNVMAGNMGLRCVNSEKLNDVWAQCIVKCHSKTLRQLLHSHGKLVSISEAEAEGVLVAYVAFEDGSIKSRAERFVSSITNSMEIVLRRNIEVRIVHLPGGEASLNGPSPVHLLEGLKQATTIAELVRERKRVGSNATDGYSNCSLFLDGTHKSTSDSSDLIADGNAQTSDTRESRQEIPMQRIESIIREQRLETAWLQVAEKGTPGSLSHLKPEKNQVLPQDGIYYEDQMESMNSMGLSSQQWDDGLNHDVKILNANSGKVVQQEQIGKRADRYPMSPSSLHEKGKSDKDNLGDESGSARGGCSGFFPCYNTRRRKRGKVKGTPIQPRKGRRFSLFSVCGKSRKTAEKTR; from the exons ATGTCAGTAGCAGCAATGGGGGTGTCTGATCCGAGCCAACTCCACTTGAAGAAGGAGCTCACTCAGATTCGAAAGGCCGCCCGCCTTCTCCGCGATCCGGGGACCACTTCCTCCTGGCGCTCTCCTTTGGCTTCCTCTAGATCCGCGGCGCTTCCTTCGGGTCGCTCCACTTCTCAAAACACAACCAACAATGgcgacaacaacaacaacaacaacaacaagaaggTGTTCTTGTACAACTGGAAAGGCTCTTCCAAGTCGTCTAGGAATGGTGAGTTCgaggaagatgaggatgaggatgaggaggaggacTATGGTGtggaagatgaggatgaagcCTCTTCACTTGCGGCCTTGAGTGTGGGTGACAGCTTGAGCCACGGAGGAGACTCAAGGAGTGATACTTGTGGAGGTCAGAGCCGGTCGTTGATGCTGCTACGGCGGAGGTACCCGAATCTCCTGCCGCCGATCAAAGATGGTGGGAAGAAAGCAAGTAAGAAAATCGAGACACATTCTCATGTTTTGTCGAAATATCAGCAGAAGGAGTTGATTCTTGGCAGGAACATGAGAAAGGGCGGCCGCGACAATGAGCAGTCTGATGACACTGAGGATTACTCTAATTCTGAGGATCTGAGGCAAATGAGAGGGGCTTCACCATTGCTGTTGAAGCTTAGGCACAAGCATTGGCCTCCTGCTTCGGCTAATGTTAGGAGGAATGATGGTAGAGTTGAGGACTCTTCTTATTGCTATAGTACTCCTGCATTGTCGACTAGTTCTTATAACAGGTATGGTGTTCGGAATCCGAGTACTGTTGGATCTTGGGATGGGACTGCAACTTCAATGAATGATGGGGATGATGAGGTTGAGGATCATTTGGATATTCCCGGTAGCAAGGGATGTGGGATTCCTTGTTATTGGTCCAAAAAGACACCTAAGCACAGAGGAATGCATGGAAGCTGTTGCTCCCCTTCGCTTTCGGATACTATAAGGAGAAAAGGAAGTGTTCTTTTGTGTGGGAGTCAGAATGTTTATCCTAGAAGACGGGGGTCCTCGTCAGGTTCTAATAAGCGGATGATTGCATCTAGAAGTGCCCAAGGTGTTCTGCCATTGCTAAACAATAGTGGTGATGGTAGGGGAGGGTCATCTATAGGAACTGGGAGGAGTGATGATGAACTTTCCACGAACTTTGGGGAGCTTGATTTAGAAGCTTTGAGTAGATTAGATGGGCGGAGATGGTCATCAAGCTGCCGAAGTCAAGAAGGCTTGGAAATTGTAACTTTCAGTGGAGTTGGGGAAGAGGGAAGCACTCCAGAGAGTGTTAGAAGTTTTAGCCAGAAGTACAAGCCGATGTTTTTCCGTGAATTGATTGGCCAGAATATTGTGGTGCAATCACTTATAAATGCTATTGGTAGGTGTAGGATTGCTCCTGTTTATCTTTTCCAGGGACCCCGTGGAACTGGAAAAACGTCAGCAGCTAGAATTTTTGCTGCTTCTTTGAATTGCCTAGCTCCAGATGAAACTAAACCCTGTGGCTACTGCAGGGAGTGCACTAAATTTATGTCTGGTAAGAATAAAGATCTATTGGAAGTTGATGGTACCAATAAGAAAGGCATTGATAAAGTTAGGTACCTATTGAGAACTTTATCCACGGCTCCCTCATCAGCATCATCAAGGTATAAGGTTTTTGTGATTGATGAGTGTCACTTATTGCCTTCTAAGACATGGTTGGCATTTCTTAAATATTTGGAAGAACCACCGCAGCGAGTTGTCTTTATATTCATTACAACTGATTTGGATAATGTTCCTCGTACTATACAATCCCGGTGTCAGAAATATCTCTTCAACAAAATCAAGGATAGTGAGATTGTGGCCAGGTTGAGGAAAATTGCTGTTGAAGAGAACTTAGATGTTGAACCAGATGCATTAGATTTGATTGCTTTGAATGCAGATGGTTCACTTCGAGATGCAGAAACTATGTTGGACCAGTTGAGTTTGCTGGGTAAAAGAATTTCAACATCTCTTGTGAATGAACTT GTGGGAGTTGTTTCCGATGACAAGTTACTAGAACTTTTGGAGTTAGCAATGTCATCGGACACTGCAGAAACAGTGAAAAGGGCGAGAGATTTGATGGACTCTGGGGTTGATCCCATGGTTTTGATGTCTCAATTGGCCAGCTTAATTATGGATATCATTGCTGGAACGAACAGTACTAATGATGCCAAACATGACTCCTCATATGGCGCTCAGAACT TGACTGAAGCAGAATTGGAGAGATTAAAACATGCTTTGAAGATTCTTTCGGAGGCTGAAAAACAGCTTAGGGTTTCAAGTGAGCGCTCAACATGGTTTACAGCAACTCTATTGCAACTTGGTTCAGTGCCTTCTCCAGACCTTAGTCACTCATGCAGCAGGAGGCATAGCTGCAAGACAACCGAGGATGGTTCTTCAAGTGCTTCAACTTCAAGAGAAGCTGCCACTTACAAACAAAAGTTAGATGGTCACTACATGCTTCAAAAATCAACTCAGCATACTTTTGCACACAGAGCACCGAATGACAATTCCAATCATCAGGGAGATTTGTTATCAAGAAAGAATGGGTTTGGTGTGAATACCAAGCCCTCACATGATCAGTTTGTGGATAGTGGTGCTTCAACTCCCTCGTGTGGAAATGTTATGGCTGGAAATATGGGCCTTAGATGTGTAAACTCTGAGAAGTTAAATGATGTCTGGGCACAGTGTATTGTTAAGTGTCATTCAAAGACACTGAGGCAGCTACTACATTCTCATGGAAAGCTAGTGTCTATATCTGAAGCTGAAGCTGAAG GTGTTCTGGTTGCTTATGTTGCATTTGAAGATGGAAGTATTAAGTCTAGAGCAGAAAGATTTGTGAGCAGTATCACAAATTCAATGGAAATAGTTCTCAGACGCAACATAGAGGTTAGAATTGTCCACTTGCCAGGTGGGGAGGCTTCTCTAAATGGTCCTAGTCCAGTTCACTTGCTGGAAGGTCTAAAGCAGGCAACAACTATTGCAGAACTTGTCAGGGAAAGGAAAAGAGTTGGTTCAAATGCCACGGATGGTTATTCCAATTGTTCTCTTTTTCTGGATGGGACACACAAGTCAACCTCTGATTCATCAGACTTGATCGCTGATGGCAATGCTCAAACAAGTGATACAAGAGAGAGCAGACAGGAGATCCCAATGCAGAGAATAGAATCTATCATTCGCGAGCAAAGGTTAGAAACTGCGTGGCTACAAGTTGCAGAGAAAGGCACCCCCGGTTCGTTGAGTCATTTGAAACCTGAAAAGAATCAGGTCCTGCCTCAGGATGGCATATATTACGAAGATCAGATGGAatcaatgaattcaatgggATTATCCTCTCAGCAATGGGATGATGGATTAAATCATGACGTAAAAATTTTGAACGCTAACAGTGGGAAGGTGGTTCAGCAGGAGCAAATTGGTAAAAGGGCTGATCGTTATCCTATGTCACCGAGTTCACTACATGAGAAGGGCAAGTCCGACAAAGATAACCT GGGCGATGAATCAGGGTCAGCTAGAGGAGGTTGCAGCGGATTTTTTCCTTGTTATAACACCAGGCGTCGTAAAAGAGGGAAG